One genomic region from bacterium encodes:
- the thyX gene encoding FAD-dependent thymidylate synthase: MQIFREPKVTVIARQQFLGAPHINWKSDTDVPAQAVAEFAGRICYLSFGPDAGFEGGHKLIQGRTSNREYLANILKVRHGSVIEHAVWTVLIEGVSRSLTHELVRHRHLSFSQLSQRYVDESEVGFVLPPEIEEGTEAFEIWRRSCERSLEEYRALLARIEEQVKDEPSATQRRKRARQAARSVLPNSVETKIVVTGNARAWRHVLELRGAEGAEAEIRRLAIALLKVFQAEAPELFGDYRLVRTASGMEVIETDFRGV, translated from the coding sequence ATGCAGATCTTCCGCGAGCCGAAGGTCACGGTCATCGCGCGCCAGCAGTTCCTGGGCGCGCCGCACATCAACTGGAAGAGCGACACGGATGTGCCGGCGCAGGCCGTGGCCGAGTTCGCGGGTCGCATCTGTTACCTCAGCTTCGGGCCCGATGCGGGGTTCGAGGGCGGCCACAAGCTGATCCAGGGGCGCACGTCGAACCGCGAGTACCTGGCCAACATCCTGAAGGTGCGCCACGGCAGCGTGATCGAGCACGCGGTCTGGACCGTTCTCATCGAGGGCGTGAGCCGCTCCCTCACGCACGAGCTCGTGCGGCACCGCCACCTCTCGTTCTCGCAGCTCAGCCAGCGGTACGTGGACGAGTCGGAGGTGGGCTTCGTGCTGCCGCCGGAGATCGAGGAAGGGACGGAGGCGTTCGAGATCTGGCGACGGAGCTGCGAGCGCTCGCTGGAGGAGTACCGTGCGCTGCTCGCGCGGATCGAGGAGCAGGTGAAGGACGAGCCGTCGGCCACGCAGCGGCGCAAGCGGGCGCGGCAGGCGGCGCGCAGCGTGCTGCCCAACTCGGTGGAGACGAAGATCGTGGTGACGGGGAACGCGCGGGCGTGGCGTCACGTGCTGGAGCTGCGGGGCGCCGAGGGCGCGGAGGCGGAGATCCGCCGGCTCGCCATCGCGCTGCTCAAGGTCTTCCAGGCCGAAGCTCCCGAGCTGTTCGGGGACTACCGGCTGGTGAGGACGGCCAGCGGCATGGAGGTCATCGAGACCGATTTCCGGGGCGTGTGA
- a CDS encoding Xaa-Pro aminopeptidase — protein sequence MSTHASDGALYASRRARVLDALAPDGVMILPAAPELRLGRDLELRYQPDPDLYYLTGYTEPEAVAVLAPFRSEAPFTLFVRPRDPERELWTGPRGGTEAALAVFGADEAYPIGELPERLPAIIAEASTVYFRLGTGRDDVESLVRTCLIRAQRGRQREGRGPRTLVDPGAILDDMRLIKDAHEIALLRDAARITAEAFREAAPRIRAGAGEWEIEAALDAAFRKRGASGPAFPTIVAAGANATVLHYTDNTATLEAGQLLLIDAGARYRMYCGDVSRTFPVSGAFSPEQRDVYDVVLAAHDAAIAQVRPGSTIEQVHEAALRTALAALVDLGVFRGTVDELLEKKEEYRAFLPHRTSHWLGLDVHDVGDYETAGQHRRLVPGMVLTVEPGIYFPASHDAVPATLRGTGIRIEDDVLVTPSGHEVLTAALPAAAEEMEAMVRG from the coding sequence ATGAGTACGCACGCGTCGGACGGCGCGCTCTACGCCTCGCGCCGCGCCCGCGTGCTGGACGCGCTGGCGCCCGACGGGGTGATGATCCTGCCCGCAGCGCCCGAGCTGCGCCTCGGCCGCGACCTGGAGCTGCGCTATCAGCCCGACCCGGACCTCTACTACCTCACCGGATACACGGAGCCGGAAGCCGTCGCCGTCCTCGCGCCGTTCCGGTCCGAGGCGCCGTTCACCCTCTTCGTGCGGCCCCGGGACCCGGAACGAGAGCTGTGGACCGGACCCCGCGGCGGCACCGAGGCGGCGCTCGCCGTGTTCGGCGCGGACGAGGCGTACCCGATCGGCGAGCTGCCCGAGCGCCTGCCCGCCATCATCGCAGAGGCGAGCACCGTCTACTTCCGCCTCGGCACCGGCCGCGACGACGTCGAATCCCTCGTGCGCACGTGCCTGATCCGCGCCCAGCGCGGCCGTCAGCGCGAGGGGCGCGGCCCGCGCACCCTCGTCGACCCGGGAGCCATCCTGGACGACATGCGGCTCATCAAGGACGCCCACGAGATCGCGCTGCTCAGGGACGCGGCGCGCATCACCGCCGAGGCGTTCCGGGAGGCGGCACCGCGGATCCGGGCGGGCGCGGGCGAGTGGGAGATCGAGGCCGCCCTGGACGCCGCCTTCCGCAAGCGCGGCGCCTCCGGACCCGCGTTCCCGACCATCGTCGCCGCGGGCGCCAACGCCACCGTGCTGCACTACACGGACAACACCGCCACCCTCGAGGCAGGCCAGCTCCTCCTGATCGACGCCGGCGCCCGCTACCGCATGTACTGCGGCGATGTCAGCCGCACCTTCCCGGTCTCCGGCGCGTTCTCACCGGAGCAGCGCGATGTGTACGACGTCGTGCTCGCCGCGCACGACGCCGCCATCGCGCAGGTCAGGCCCGGCAGCACCATCGAGCAGGTGCACGAGGCGGCGCTCCGCACCGCGCTCGCGGCGCTCGTCGACCTGGGCGTGTTCCGGGGGACCGTGGACGAGTTGCTGGAGAAGAAGGAAGAGTACCGCGCGTTCCTGCCGCACCGGACGTCGCACTGGCTGGGACTGGACGTGCACGACGTCGGCGACTACGAGACGGCCGGCCAGCACCGCCGCCTCGTGCCCGGAATGGTCCTCACCGTCGAGCCCGGGATCTATTTCCCCGCGAGCCACGACGCCGTCCCCGCCACGCTCCGGGGGACCGGCATCCGTATCGAGGACGACGTCCTCGTCACGCCCTCCGGGCACGAGGTGCTGACCGCGGCGCTGCCGGCCGCCGCAGAAGAGATGGAAGCGATGGTGCGCGGGTGA
- a CDS encoding methionine synthase encodes MRHSPYLEILKQRVLVYDGAMGTNIQALGLSAADFGGPGLEGCNDHLVFSRPDAVEHIHASFLEVGCDVVETNTFRSNRLTLREYGLQDRVVELNRAAAALARRVADRFSTPERPRFVAGSIGPSGFLPSTSDPTLGDITYDELADVFAEQARGLVEGGVDVLLIETSQDILEVKAQIAGIRRYFREAGVWRPVQVQVTLDVTGRMLLGTDIGAAMVTIEALRADVIGLNCSTGPEHMRQPVRFLCEKSRLPISVIPNAGIPHNEGGKAVYPLTPDELAAAHEEFVTRLGVAIVGGCCGTTPEHLRAVVERVWGRPVRPRSVPRVPRVSSAMKATSLVQDPAPTLVGERVNAQGSRKVKRLLLAEDYDGVLQVAREQVEGNAHLLDVCVALTERQDEAEQMRRLVKLLAQGVDAPLMFDTTEVEVVAAALKQYPGRGIVNSINLENGRARIDAVLPHVVEHGAAVVALTIDEQGMAKTAERKLEVARRIYDIATKEYGLEPDALIFDALTFTLATGEAEYRRSAVETIEGIRLIKRELPGVLTILGVSNVSFGLAPHARAVLNSVFLHRCVEAGLDLAIVNPAHVIPYAEIAPEERELADDLIFDRREDALARFIAYYETHRAPEVEVADPTADMTPEEAIRWKIVHRQKDGIEELVDRAVAARARRAPGAASRCSGPSGLGSDPSAPGPARLDAGAWPGAAEPGGGAAEPLRVASTHDAAVWVLNNVLLPAMKEVGDRFGAGELILPFVLQSAEVMKRAVARLETYLDKVEGQSKGRVVLATVFGDVHDIGKNLVHTILANNGYTVYDLGKQVPINVIIEKAQEVNADAIGLSALLVSTSKQMPLCVQELHARGLRFPVLCGGAAINPSFVRAAAFVDEAKTELYAPGVFYCKDAFEGLAVVEALVDPERREAFIAQRRQEILEGVARRAELVEKARAARPARTGSGPRRDIEIPTPAFWGTKVLERLPPAELYRYIDLNTLYRLHWGAKNAKGEQWERLVREEFEPRLERYRKEVQASGLLQVRAAYGFFPAAAEGDDLVVFDPEDHTTEIARFRFPRQRDRDRLCLADYFAPTNGTRPVDVVGFQVVTVGDRLLERANALMKGGDYSEGYYLHGFGVRLAEAAAEYVHRLMRRELGIPMNRGLRYSWGYPACPDHRQHEILFRLLPARERLGMDLTEAGALVPELSTAAIVVHHPEAKYFSAA; translated from the coding sequence ATGCGCCACAGCCCCTACCTCGAGATCTTGAAGCAGCGCGTCCTCGTGTACGACGGCGCGATGGGCACGAACATCCAGGCGCTGGGCCTCTCCGCTGCAGACTTCGGAGGCCCGGGTCTCGAGGGCTGCAACGACCACCTCGTCTTCTCGCGGCCCGATGCGGTGGAACACATCCACGCCTCGTTCCTCGAGGTGGGGTGCGATGTCGTCGAGACGAACACGTTCCGCTCGAACCGCCTCACGCTCCGCGAGTACGGGCTCCAGGACCGCGTCGTCGAGCTGAACCGGGCCGCTGCCGCTCTCGCCCGCCGCGTCGCCGACCGGTTCTCGACGCCCGAGCGGCCGCGCTTCGTGGCCGGAAGCATCGGGCCCAGCGGCTTTCTCCCCAGCACGTCCGACCCCACGCTCGGCGACATCACGTACGACGAGCTGGCGGACGTGTTCGCCGAGCAGGCGCGGGGGCTCGTCGAGGGCGGCGTGGACGTCCTGCTCATCGAGACGAGCCAGGACATCCTCGAGGTCAAGGCGCAGATCGCGGGCATCCGGCGCTACTTCCGCGAGGCGGGCGTGTGGCGGCCCGTGCAGGTCCAGGTCACGCTGGATGTCACCGGCCGCATGCTGCTCGGCACGGACATCGGCGCGGCCATGGTCACCATCGAGGCGCTCCGTGCCGACGTCATCGGGCTCAACTGTTCGACGGGCCCGGAGCACATGCGCCAGCCCGTGCGCTTCCTGTGCGAGAAGTCCCGGCTGCCCATCAGCGTGATCCCCAACGCGGGCATCCCGCACAACGAGGGAGGCAAGGCGGTCTACCCGCTCACGCCGGACGAGCTCGCCGCGGCGCACGAGGAGTTCGTCACGCGCCTCGGCGTGGCCATCGTCGGCGGCTGCTGCGGCACCACGCCCGAACACCTGCGCGCGGTCGTGGAGCGCGTGTGGGGCAGGCCGGTCCGGCCGCGCAGCGTCCCGCGGGTGCCGCGGGTCTCCAGCGCGATGAAGGCGACGTCGCTCGTGCAGGACCCGGCGCCGACCCTCGTCGGCGAACGCGTCAACGCCCAGGGCTCCCGCAAGGTCAAGCGGCTGTTGCTGGCGGAAGACTACGACGGCGTGCTCCAGGTCGCCCGCGAGCAGGTCGAGGGCAACGCGCACCTGCTCGACGTGTGCGTCGCGCTCACCGAGCGGCAGGACGAGGCCGAGCAGATGCGTCGGCTGGTCAAGCTGCTCGCTCAGGGCGTGGACGCGCCGCTGATGTTCGACACCACCGAGGTCGAGGTCGTGGCGGCCGCGCTCAAGCAGTACCCGGGCCGCGGCATCGTCAACTCGATCAACCTCGAGAACGGGCGCGCGCGCATCGACGCGGTGCTGCCCCACGTGGTCGAGCACGGCGCCGCCGTCGTCGCGCTCACCATCGACGAGCAGGGGATGGCCAAGACGGCGGAGCGCAAGCTCGAGGTCGCCCGCCGCATCTACGACATCGCCACGAAGGAGTACGGGCTCGAGCCCGACGCGCTGATCTTCGACGCGCTCACGTTCACGCTGGCGACGGGCGAGGCCGAGTACCGGCGGTCGGCGGTGGAGACGATCGAGGGGATCCGGCTCATCAAGCGGGAGCTGCCCGGCGTGCTCACCATCCTGGGCGTCTCCAACGTGTCGTTCGGGCTCGCGCCCCACGCGCGTGCGGTGCTCAACTCGGTGTTCCTGCACCGGTGCGTCGAGGCGGGACTGGATCTCGCGATCGTGAACCCTGCGCACGTGATCCCATACGCCGAGATCGCGCCGGAGGAGCGCGAGCTCGCGGACGACCTGATCTTCGACCGCCGCGAGGACGCGCTGGCGCGCTTCATCGCGTACTACGAGACGCACCGGGCGCCTGAGGTCGAGGTCGCCGACCCGACGGCGGACATGACGCCCGAGGAGGCGATCCGCTGGAAGATCGTCCACCGCCAGAAGGACGGGATCGAGGAACTGGTGGATCGGGCGGTGGCGGCGCGTGCTCGACGCGCGCCGGGGGCCGCTTCGCGGTGCTCCGGCCCTTCGGGCCTGGGCTCCGATCCGTCGGCCCCGGGCCCCGCTCGGCTGGATGCTGGCGCGTGGCCTGGCGCGGCGGAGCCCGGCGGCGGAGCGGCGGAACCCCTCCGCGTCGCCTCCACGCACGACGCCGCCGTCTGGGTCCTGAACAACGTCCTGCTCCCGGCCATGAAGGAGGTCGGCGACAGGTTCGGCGCCGGCGAGCTGATCCTGCCGTTCGTGCTCCAGAGCGCGGAGGTCATGAAGCGCGCCGTCGCGCGGCTGGAGACGTACCTCGACAAGGTCGAGGGGCAGAGCAAGGGCCGGGTCGTGCTGGCCACCGTGTTCGGCGACGTGCACGACATCGGCAAGAACCTCGTGCACACCATCCTGGCCAACAACGGCTACACCGTCTACGACCTGGGCAAGCAGGTCCCGATCAACGTCATCATCGAGAAGGCCCAGGAGGTGAACGCGGACGCCATTGGCCTCTCCGCGCTCCTCGTCTCGACGTCCAAGCAGATGCCGCTGTGCGTGCAGGAGTTACACGCGCGCGGCCTCCGGTTCCCCGTGCTGTGTGGCGGCGCGGCGATCAACCCGTCGTTCGTCCGGGCCGCCGCGTTCGTGGACGAGGCGAAGACCGAGCTGTACGCCCCCGGCGTCTTCTACTGCAAGGACGCGTTCGAGGGGCTCGCCGTGGTGGAGGCGCTCGTGGACCCGGAACGGCGCGAGGCGTTCATTGCCCAGCGTCGCCAGGAGATCCTCGAGGGCGTGGCGCGCCGCGCCGAGCTGGTGGAGAAGGCGCGGGCGGCGCGCCCCGCGCGCACCGGGAGCGGGCCACGTCGCGACATCGAGATCCCCACGCCTGCGTTCTGGGGCACCAAGGTGCTCGAACGGCTCCCGCCCGCCGAGCTGTACCGCTACATCGACCTCAACACGCTGTACCGGCTGCACTGGGGCGCGAAGAACGCGAAAGGCGAGCAGTGGGAGCGGCTCGTGCGCGAGGAGTTCGAGCCGCGGCTCGAGCGCTACCGCAAGGAGGTTCAGGCCAGCGGCCTGCTCCAGGTGCGGGCGGCGTACGGCTTCTTCCCGGCCGCGGCCGAGGGAGATGACCTGGTCGTCTTCGACCCCGAGGACCACACGACCGAGATCGCGCGCTTCCGGTTCCCGCGGCAGCGGGACCGCGACCGCCTCTGCCTCGCCGACTACTTCGCGCCGACGAACGGCACGCGGCCGGTGGACGTGGTCGGCTTCCAGGTCGTCACCGTGGGCGATCGGCTGCTCGAGCGCGCCAACGCGCTCATGAAGGGCGGCGACTACAGCGAGGGTTACTACCTGCACGGCTTCGGCGTGCGCCTGGCCGAGGCGGCCGCGGAGTACGTGCACCGGCTGATGCGCCGCGAGCTCGGCATCCCGATGAACCGCGGGCTGCGCTACTCGTGGGGCTACCCCGCATGCCCGGACCACCGCCAGCACGAGATCCTGTTCCGCCTGCTGCCCGCCCGTGAGCGGCTGGGAATGGACCTGACGGAGGCAGGGGCGCTGGTGCCCGAGCTGTCCACGGCGGCGATCGTGGTGCACCACCCGGAGGCGAAGTACTTCAGCGCGGCGTGA
- a CDS encoding bifunctional homocysteine S-methyltransferase/methylenetetrahydrofolate reductase encodes MTLYDLLTDDRPHLFDGAMGTMLYQKGIFINRCYDELNLREPELVSDVHRSYVKAGAELIETNTFGANRFKLAQFGLEERVREINARAAEIAREAAGGRALVGGAIGPLGIRIEPYGPTSLEEARAAFREQAEGLAEGGVDFFVLETFSDLMEVHQALLAVREVGDFPVIAQMTVQETGATAYGTPPEVCAARLDEWGADAIGLNCSVGPHGILTAIEAMASATQKRLSAQPNAGLPREVHGRQIYMASPDYFGKYAQRLIRAGAKFIGGCCGTTPEHIRRMADALHAIAPRRVIVHVTTPEPETTPPAQTKPLAERSNWGRKLAAGELVTSVEIVPPRGTNPAKMLAGVRLLKRAGVDAVNVPDGPRAQMRMGALATSVLIEQKVGIEAVVHYSCRDRNLLGMLSDLLGAHALGLRNLLLITGDPPKMGPYPEATAVFDIDSIGLTNLVRRLNQGLDPGGNAIGEPTSFVIGVGANPASSDRDYELNRFYWKVEAGAEFAITQPVFDPEQLLAFIEELKTRGIWIPIVAGIWPLVSARNAEFLANEVPGVVVPREIVERMRRASEKGKDAALEEGILIAREMFERVRAHVQGIQVSAPFGRIPLALRVFEGIPGIDAAVAQGGEEEESAADAGFVPPGTTSPGTHAAGRR; translated from the coding sequence ATGACCCTGTACGACCTCCTCACCGATGACCGCCCGCACCTCTTCGATGGTGCGATGGGCACGATGCTCTACCAGAAGGGCATCTTCATCAACCGTTGCTACGACGAACTCAACCTGCGCGAGCCGGAGCTGGTGAGCGACGTGCACCGCTCGTACGTGAAGGCGGGGGCGGAGCTGATCGAAACCAACACGTTCGGCGCGAACCGGTTCAAGCTCGCGCAGTTCGGGCTCGAGGAGCGCGTGCGGGAGATCAACGCGCGCGCAGCGGAGATCGCGCGGGAAGCGGCGGGCGGGCGCGCGCTCGTCGGCGGGGCGATCGGCCCGCTGGGCATCCGCATCGAGCCGTACGGGCCGACCTCGCTCGAGGAGGCACGGGCCGCGTTCCGCGAGCAGGCGGAGGGGCTGGCAGAGGGCGGCGTCGATTTCTTCGTCCTCGAGACCTTCAGCGACCTGATGGAGGTCCATCAGGCGCTGCTGGCCGTGCGCGAGGTCGGCGACTTCCCGGTCATTGCGCAGATGACCGTGCAGGAGACCGGTGCGACGGCGTACGGCACGCCGCCGGAGGTCTGCGCAGCGCGCTTGGACGAGTGGGGCGCGGACGCGATCGGGCTCAATTGCTCCGTTGGCCCGCACGGCATCCTGACGGCGATCGAGGCGATGGCCTCCGCCACGCAGAAGAGGCTCTCGGCCCAGCCCAACGCGGGGCTGCCGCGGGAGGTCCACGGCCGTCAGATCTACATGGCCTCGCCCGACTACTTCGGCAAGTACGCGCAGCGCCTGATCCGTGCCGGCGCCAAGTTCATCGGCGGCTGCTGCGGCACCACGCCCGAGCACATCCGCCGCATGGCGGACGCGCTCCACGCCATTGCGCCCAGGCGGGTGATCGTGCACGTCACCACGCCCGAGCCCGAGACCACGCCGCCCGCGCAGACGAAGCCGCTCGCCGAGCGCTCCAATTGGGGGCGCAAGCTCGCGGCGGGCGAGCTCGTCACCAGCGTCGAGATCGTTCCGCCGCGCGGGACGAACCCCGCGAAGATGCTGGCCGGCGTGCGGCTGCTCAAGCGGGCCGGCGTGGACGCGGTGAACGTGCCGGACGGCCCGCGCGCCCAGATGCGCATGGGCGCGCTCGCCACCTCCGTGCTGATCGAGCAGAAGGTCGGCATCGAGGCCGTCGTGCACTACTCCTGTCGCGACCGCAACCTGCTCGGCATGCTGTCCGACCTGCTGGGCGCGCACGCGCTGGGGCTGCGCAACCTCCTGCTCATCACCGGCGACCCGCCCAAGATGGGGCCGTACCCGGAGGCGACCGCGGTCTTCGACATCGACTCGATCGGGCTCACCAACCTGGTGCGGCGGCTGAACCAGGGGCTCGATCCGGGCGGCAACGCCATCGGAGAGCCGACGTCGTTCGTGATCGGCGTGGGTGCGAACCCCGCCTCCTCCGACCGCGACTACGAGCTGAACCGCTTCTACTGGAAGGTCGAGGCCGGCGCCGAGTTCGCGATCACGCAGCCCGTGTTCGACCCGGAGCAGCTCCTGGCGTTCATCGAGGAGCTGAAGACGCGCGGGATCTGGATCCCCATCGTCGCCGGCATCTGGCCGTTGGTCTCCGCGCGCAACGCCGAGTTCCTGGCCAACGAGGTGCCGGGCGTGGTCGTGCCGCGAGAGATCGTGGAGCGCATGCGCCGCGCGAGCGAGAAGGGCAAGGACGCCGCGCTGGAGGAGGGCATCCTGATCGCGCGCGAGATGTTCGAGCGCGTGCGCGCGCACGTGCAGGGCATCCAGGTCAGCGCGCCGTTCGGCCGGATCCCGCTCGCGCTGCGCGTGTTCGAGGGCATCCCGGGAATCGACGCTGCTGTGGCGCAGGGTGGGGAAGAAGAGGAGTCGGCTGCCGATGCGGGGTTCGTGCCGCCGGGGACCACGTCGCCGGGCACCCATGCCGCCGGGCGGCGGTAG
- the dapF gene encoding diaminopimelate epimerase, translated as MPELPFAKGQALGNDYLVIDAADLPWPLEPHRIRLLCDRHRGIGSDGILLGFLDETPIRLRIYNPDGSEAEKSGNGLRIFAAYLHGRGIVRDEPFTVALPKDTVEMRVESTLPDGQLMIAVDIGTPSFRGADVGFKPEPGEALGAELDLGEAGTARVNPVSLGNPHCVVFVDELDRADFLRRAPALATHPAFVAGTNVQFARVAGPDRLEAWIWERGAGETLASGSSASAVAAAARRLGLVAARELVVDMPGGQVQIQVGEGEALRLRGPAEIVYHGRVAEPVVRRLS; from the coding sequence ATGCCCGAGCTCCCTTTCGCCAAGGGCCAGGCCCTCGGCAACGACTACCTCGTCATTGACGCCGCGGACCTGCCGTGGCCGCTCGAGCCGCACCGCATCCGTCTGCTCTGCGACCGCCACCGTGGCATCGGATCCGACGGCATCCTGCTCGGCTTCCTGGACGAGACGCCGATCCGGCTGCGCATCTACAACCCGGACGGCAGCGAGGCGGAGAAGAGCGGCAACGGGCTGCGCATCTTCGCCGCGTACCTGCACGGCCGCGGCATCGTGCGGGACGAGCCGTTCACGGTCGCGCTGCCGAAGGACACGGTGGAAATGCGCGTCGAGTCGACGCTGCCGGACGGCCAGCTCATGATCGCCGTCGACATCGGCACGCCGTCGTTCCGCGGCGCCGACGTCGGCTTCAAGCCCGAGCCGGGCGAGGCGCTGGGCGCGGAGCTGGACCTGGGCGAGGCGGGCACGGCGCGCGTCAACCCGGTCTCGCTCGGCAACCCGCACTGCGTGGTGTTCGTGGACGAGCTGGACCGCGCGGACTTCCTGCGCCGCGCGCCCGCCCTCGCCACGCACCCCGCCTTCGTTGCCGGCACGAACGTGCAGTTCGCGCGCGTGGCGGGGCCGGACCGGCTCGAGGCGTGGATCTGGGAGCGGGGCGCGGGCGAGACGCTGGCCTCCGGGTCGAGCGCGAGCGCGGTCGCGGCCGCGGCGAGGCGGCTGGGCCTCGTCGCCGCGCGGGAGCTGGTGGTGGACATGCCGGGCGGGCAGGTCCAGATCCAGGTGGGTGAAGGCGAAGCGCTGCGGCTGCGCGGCCCCGCGGAGATCGTCTATCACGGCCGCGTTGCGGAGCCGGTCGTGCGGCGCTTGTCGTGA